A genomic region of Kluyveromyces marxianus DMKU3-1042 DNA, complete genome, chromosome 5 contains the following coding sequences:
- the MER1 gene encoding Mer1p yields the protein MTSRREILKDISNHQEQHLLATNSVSKSNSDLKVSFQKRIPLIAGRWFIDIKNKSRTPTSFLHFEGFDESNYVIWYLGEAEVLSFLLASQKFVLVKLCQSADLPQTLQELKSNYRLNHTDICLEGCIQDVNNDLILLQSLIECPLKVNKMICCTEKEEKREEDWTSFIENESNTEKLNTMQEFPLNLNRLEVSFLIGYKGCRIEYLKQECEVDIKIMPISYKLTHAELQDPTRVAQDIRLYGNLQNLQKSLIMIEQFLRIAPLSSKTKIQRF from the coding sequence ATGACTTCTAGAAGAGAAATCTTGAAAGATATTAGCAACCATCAGGAACAACATTTACTTGCAACTAATAGTGTTTCGAAAAGTAACTCTGACCTTAAGGTTTCATTTCAGAAAAGAATTCCATTGATAGCTGGTAGATGGTTTATAGAtataaaaaacaaaagcaGGACACCAACTTCTTTCCTTCATTTTGAGGGTTTCGATGAATCGAATTATGTGATTTGGTACCTGGGTGAAGCTGAAGTTTTATCATTTTTACTTGCAAGCCAAAAGTTTGTCTTAGTAAAGCTTTGCCAATCGGCTGACCTACCACAAACACTTCAAGAATTAAAATCCAATTATAGATTGAACCATACCGATATTTGTTTAGAAGGTTGTATTCAAGATGTGAACAATGACCTCATTTTGTTACAATCTCTAATAGAGTGCCCACTTAAGGTAAATAAGATGATTTGTTgtacagaaaaagaagagaaaagagaggaGGATTGGACATCATTTATCGAAAATGAGTCAAATACAGAAAAGCTGAACACAATGCAGGAGTTTCCATTGAACCTCAATCGTCTAGAAGTTAGTTTCCTTATTGGTTATAAAGGTTGTCGAATTGAATATCTTAAGCAAGAATGCGAAGTTGACATTAAAATAATGCCAATATCGTATAAATTAACCCACGCTGAACTGCAAGATCCTACAAGGGTAGCGCAAGACATTAGATTATACGGTAATTTGCAGAATTTACAGAAGAGCTTGATAATGATCGAGCAGTTTTTAAGGATTGCACCGTTATCttcaaagacaaagattcaaagattttga